The following are encoded together in the Pedobacter sp. D749 genome:
- a CDS encoding AraC family transcriptional regulator: MRIFETFKPESELIRKYVSYYYLHITDDQYEENEYICYPHYNNTISLYSSHRFKYEPDHSILEFDIESEPLQIYTPIRERPLKVTQTGAVCKIAIVFNPFGINQFLNGSSLLAFDQNFSFFEEEEIKQLFGTNNIEKLVTLIDHSLIKRYTKVENLYIEKAIDLFRDNVNDISIDLIAENKLGISRKHLNRLFHKYLNISPQKYRSIVRFRELMSNKLSSNNDQNLSDLSHQANYTDQSHFIKACKLLTGVAPARFFNDGKIIGKEDTFWKFSS; the protein is encoded by the coding sequence ATGCGTATATTCGAAACTTTTAAGCCAGAAAGTGAACTAATAAGGAAATATGTAAGTTATTATTACCTACACATCACCGATGATCAATATGAGGAAAATGAGTATATCTGTTACCCTCATTATAACAATACCATCTCGTTATACAGCAGTCATCGTTTTAAATACGAACCAGACCATTCCATTTTGGAATTCGATATTGAGTCGGAACCTCTTCAAATTTATACCCCGATCAGAGAACGGCCATTAAAGGTTACGCAAACTGGAGCTGTTTGTAAAATAGCCATTGTTTTTAACCCCTTTGGAATTAATCAATTTTTAAATGGTTCATCATTATTGGCATTCGATCAAAATTTTTCGTTTTTTGAGGAGGAAGAAATTAAGCAGTTATTCGGAACAAATAATATTGAAAAACTTGTTACTTTAATTGATCATTCGCTTATTAAGAGATATACTAAAGTTGAGAACTTATACATCGAAAAAGCAATAGACTTATTTCGCGATAATGTTAATGATATTTCAATTGATTTGATTGCTGAAAATAAACTAGGCATCAGCAGAAAACATTTAAACCGCTTATTTCATAAATATCTTAATATCAGTCCACAGAAATACAGGTCGATTGTGCGTTTTAGAGAATTAATGTCGAATAAGTTAAGTAGTAACAATGATCAGAATCTATCTGATCTTTCTCATCAGGCAAATTATACCGATCAATCTCATTTTATTAAAGCTTGCAAATTGCTCACAGGTGTTGCGCCGGCCAGGTTTTTTAATGATGGAAAGATTATCGGTAAAGAAGATACCTTCTGGAAGTTTAGCAGTTAG